One genomic segment of Drosophila melanogaster chromosome 3R includes these proteins:
- the Ets97D gene encoding Ets at 97D, isoform A yields MNSSNDLSDELIRRLSVGGALEEVIASEMFEDSIDVETEAEPDDIIIVHMDIREPLSMLKSLVEQKIGVCLNYYTFWLQDAQELESHKNLVDQCVKGEGLVQINVQIQTIRKRINIADVLKPTEAALAALAEEVVGQLSPPETASQKSSSSESPIKTPLKRMHKEDSEEESVEGKDVKPVLNWVLDSKFKREQIRLKIPEAANEWTHAHVTYWLEWAVKQFELVGINMSDWQMNGQELCAMTHEEFNQKLPRDPGNIFWTHLQLLKECNFVSVVHKRAEEQRKPKQPRIMSANSISTNSGGSLSLEQRIMRKSYQSVKSSDSVESTTSSMNPSNYTTIGSGNNGQVQLWQFLLEILTDCEHTDVIEWVGTEGEFKLTDPDRVARLWGEKKNKPAMNYEKLSRALRYYYDGDMISKVSGKRFAYKFDCDLKLLIGYDANELSTLVSEGKTAPERVAATETITEDT; encoded by the exons ATGAACAGCAGCAATGACTTGTCGGACGAGCTAATACGCCGCCTCAGCGTTGGCGGTGCCCTGG AAGAAGTGATTGCCAGCGAAATGTTCGAGGATAGCATCGATGTGGAGACGGAGGCGGAGCCGGACGACATCATCATCGTGCACATGGACATCCGGGAGCCGCTCAGCATGCTCAA ATCACTTGTTGAGCAAAAGATAGGAGTGTGCCTGAATTACTACACGTTTTGGCTGCAGGACGCGCAGGAG CTGGAATCGCACAAGAATCTCGTGGACCAATGCGTCAAGGGAGAAGGCCTGGTCCAGATCAACGTGCAGATACAAACTATTCGCAAGCGCATTAACATCGCCGACGTCCTGAAGCCCACGGAGGCCGCACTGGCTGCCTTGGCCGAGGAGGTGGTGGGCCAGCTCTCGCCGCCGGAAACGGCCAGCCAGAAGAGTTCCTCCAGCGAAAGCCCCATCAAAACCCCACTCAAGCGCATGCACAAGGAAGACTCCGAAGAGGAATCCGTCGAGGGCAAGGATGTCAAGCCAGTCTTGAATTGGGTCCTGGACAGCAAGTTTAAGCGAGAACAAATACGCCTGAAGATACCCGAGGCGGCCAACGAATggacacacgcacacgtgACGTACTGGCTGGAGTGGGCCGTCAAGCAGTTCGAACTAGTTGGCATCAACATGAGCGACTGGCAAATGAATGGCCAGGAACTCTGCGCAATGACGCACGAGGAATTCAATCAGAAGCTGCCCCGTGATCCAGGCAACATCTTCTGGACCCACCTCCAGCTGCTAAAAGAATGTAATTTCGTGTCCGTAGTGCACAAACGAGCGGAGGAGCAGCGTAAGCCCAAGCAACCAAGAATCATGTCGGCCAATTCCATATCGACCAATTCAGGGGGCAGCCTTTCGCTTGAACAGCGGATTATGCGGAAATCCTATCAGTCAGTCAAGAGCTCTGATT CCGTTGAAAGTACTACGTCATCCATGAATCCATCAAACTACACTACCATCGGTTCCGGGAATAATGGACAAGTGCAGCTATGGCAGTTCCTACTCGAAATACTCACCGACTGCGAGCACACGGACGTTATTGAGTGGGTGGGCACCGAGGGAGAATTTAAGCTCACTGACCCGGATCGAGTGGCACGCCTTTGGGGcgagaagaaaaacaaacccGCTATGAACTACGAAAAGCTATCAAGGGCTCTCCGCTACTATTACGATGGGGATATGATCTCCAAGGTGTCCGGCAAGCGATTCGCATACAAATTTGACTGCGATTTGAAGCTATTGATCGGCTATGATGCGAATGAGCTATCCACGCTGGTCAGCGAGGGGAAAACGGCGCCCGAGCGCGTAGCCGCAACGGAAACAATTACAGAAGACACGTGA
- the Ets97D gene encoding Ets at 97D, isoform B, producing MNSSNDLSDELIRRLSVGGALEEVIASEMFEDSIDVETEAEPDDIIIVHMDIREPLSMLKSLVEQKIGVCLNYYTFWLQDAQELESHKNLVDQCVKGEGLVQINVQIQTIRKRINIADVLKPTEAALAALAEEVVGQLSPPETASQKSSSSESPIKTPLKRMHKEDSEEESVEGKDVKPVLNWVLDSKFKREQIRLKIPEAANEWTHAHVTYWLEWAVKQFELVGINMSDWQMNGQELCAMTHEEFNQKLPRDPGNIFWTHLQLLKECNFVSVVHKRAEEQRKPKQPRIMSANSISTNSGGSLSLEQRIMRKSYQSVKSSDSVESTTSSMNPSNYTTIGSGNNGQVQLWQFLLEILTDCEHTDVIEWVGTEGEFKLTDPDRVARLWGEKKNKPAMNYEKLSRALRYYYDGDMISKVSGKRFAYKFDCDLKLLIGYDANELSTLVSEGKTAPERVAATETITEDTXHGELKLKEEPDILWKYEEP from the exons ATGAACAGCAGCAATGACTTGTCGGACGAGCTAATACGCCGCCTCAGCGTTGGCGGTGCCCTGG AAGAAGTGATTGCCAGCGAAATGTTCGAGGATAGCATCGATGTGGAGACGGAGGCGGAGCCGGACGACATCATCATCGTGCACATGGACATCCGGGAGCCGCTCAGCATGCTCAA ATCACTTGTTGAGCAAAAGATAGGAGTGTGCCTGAATTACTACACGTTTTGGCTGCAGGACGCGCAGGAG CTGGAATCGCACAAGAATCTCGTGGACCAATGCGTCAAGGGAGAAGGCCTGGTCCAGATCAACGTGCAGATACAAACTATTCGCAAGCGCATTAACATCGCCGACGTCCTGAAGCCCACGGAGGCCGCACTGGCTGCCTTGGCCGAGGAGGTGGTGGGCCAGCTCTCGCCGCCGGAAACGGCCAGCCAGAAGAGTTCCTCCAGCGAAAGCCCCATCAAAACCCCACTCAAGCGCATGCACAAGGAAGACTCCGAAGAGGAATCCGTCGAGGGCAAGGATGTCAAGCCAGTCTTGAATTGGGTCCTGGACAGCAAGTTTAAGCGAGAACAAATACGCCTGAAGATACCCGAGGCGGCCAACGAATggacacacgcacacgtgACGTACTGGCTGGAGTGGGCCGTCAAGCAGTTCGAACTAGTTGGCATCAACATGAGCGACTGGCAAATGAATGGCCAGGAACTCTGCGCAATGACGCACGAGGAATTCAATCAGAAGCTGCCCCGTGATCCAGGCAACATCTTCTGGACCCACCTCCAGCTGCTAAAAGAATGTAATTTCGTGTCCGTAGTGCACAAACGAGCGGAGGAGCAGCGTAAGCCCAAGCAACCAAGAATCATGTCGGCCAATTCCATATCGACCAATTCAGGGGGCAGCCTTTCGCTTGAACAGCGGATTATGCGGAAATCCTATCAGTCAGTCAAGAGCTCTGATT CCGTTGAAAGTACTACGTCATCCATGAATCCATCAAACTACACTACCATCGGTTCCGGGAATAATGGACAAGTGCAGCTATGGCAGTTCCTACTCGAAATACTCACCGACTGCGAGCACACGGACGTTATTGAGTGGGTGGGCACCGAGGGAGAATTTAAGCTCACTGACCCGGATCGAGTGGCACGCCTTTGGGGcgagaagaaaaacaaacccGCTATGAACTACGAAAAGCTATCAAGGGCTCTCCGCTACTATTACGATGGGGATATGATCTCCAAGGTGTCCGGCAAGCGATTCGCATACAAATTTGACTGCGATTTGAAGCTATTGATCGGCTATGATGCGAATGAGCTATCCACGCTGGTCAGCGAGGGGAAAACGGCGCCCGAGCGCGTAGCCGCAACGGAAACAATTACAGAAGACACGTGACATGGCGAGCTGAAGCTCAAGGAGGAACCCGACATACTCTGGAAGTACGAGGAGCCTTAG